A genomic segment from Aegilops tauschii subsp. strangulata cultivar AL8/78 chromosome 1, Aet v6.0, whole genome shotgun sequence encodes:
- the LOC109766975 gene encoding dnaJ protein ERDJ3B, translated as MAAPRRSGARLAAFLALLLHLAAVIEGKSFYDVLQVPKGASEDQIKRSYRKLALKYHPDKNPDNEEATKRFAEINNAYEVLTDQEKRKIYDRYGEEGLKQFQGGRGGGGGGMNMQDIFSSFFGGGGGGMEEEEEQIIKGDDVIVELDASLEDLYMGGSLKVWREKNIIKPAPGKRRCNCRNEVYHRQIGPGMYQQMTEQVCDQCPNVKYVREGDFLTVDIEKGMQDGQEVSFFEEGEPKIDGEPGDLKFRIRTAPHDRFRREGNDLHATVTISLLQALVGFEKNLKHLDNHLVQIGSQGVTKPKEVRKFKGEGMPLHQSNKKGDLYVTFEVLFPKTLTDDQKAKLKEVLA; from the exons ATGGCGGCGCCGCGGAGGAGCGGTGCGCGGCTCGCGGCCTTCCTCGCGCTGCTGCTGCATCTCGCGGCGGTGATCGAGGG GAAGAGCTTCTACGACGTGCTGCAAGTCCCCAAGGGCGCGTCGGAGGATCAGATCAAGAGGTCGTATCGCAAGCTCGCGCTCAAGTACCACCCCGACAAGAACCCCGATAATGAGGAGGCCACCAAGCGATTCGCCGAGATCAATAATG CGTACGAGGTCTTGACGGATCAGGAGAAGAGGAAGATCTATGACCGGTATGGCGAGGAGGGGCTGAAGCAGTTCCAAGGCGGGagaggaggcggtggcggtggGATGAACATGCAGGACATCTTCAGCAG CTTttttggaggaggaggtggtggtatGGAAGAGGAGGAAGAACAGATCATAAAAGGTGATGATGTGATTGTTGAACTGGATGCTTCACTAGAGGACCTGTACATGGGTGGTTCATTAAAG GTTTGGAGAGAAAAAAACATCATAAAACCAGCACCAGGAAAGAGACGATGCAACTGCAGGAATGAAGTTTACCACCGTCAAATTGGTCCTGGAATGTATCAACAAATGACCGAGCAG GTCTGCGACCAGTGTCCAAATGTGAAGTATGTACGAGAAGGTGATTTTTTAACTGTTGATATTGAGAAGGGTATGCAAGATGGACAG GAGGTTTCATTTTTCGAGGAAGGAGAGCCTAAGATTGATGGAGAACCTGGAGACTTGAAG TTCAGGATTAGGACAGCACCACACGACCGCTTCAGAAGAGAAGGCAACGACCTGCATGCAACAGTTACAATCTCCCTG CTCCAAGCTCTGGTTGGATTCGAGAAGAACCTCAAGCATCTTGACAACCATCTGGTCCAAATCGGCTCCCAG GGTGTCACTAAGCCGAAGGAGGTAAGGAAATTCAAAGGAGAGGGCATGCCATTGCACCAAAGCAACAAGAAAGGCGATCTGTATGTGACGTTCGAGGTGTTGTTCCCGAAAACCCTGACGGACGACCAGAAGGCCAAGCTGAAGGAGGTTCTTGCATAA